The Prochlorococcus marinus CUG1416 genome has a segment encoding these proteins:
- a CDS encoding cation:proton antiporter, whose protein sequence is MYSLLAELSAHDLEVAETLIGVIRFLLIFLAARALAEVLVRLSLPTIVGELLAGVVIGASGFHLLIPPSAGTELNEGLVNFISSLASIPPEAVPDVYFESFPSLQAVATLGLYALLFLTGLESELEELVAVGAQAFTVAMAGVILPFAFGTLGLMFIFQVDLIPSVFAGASMTATSIGITASVFGELGYLKTREGQIVIGAAVLDDILGIVILAVVVALAAGGSLEIAPIVKLVAAAVVFVIAAIALSRTAAPGFDWLLDRLKAPGAVVVASFVILVLCCFVATAIGLEAALGAFAAGLILSSSKNNHAIQQSVLPLVSLFATIFFVLVGAGMDLSVINPLDPTSRSALVVAGFLLVVAIIGKIAAGWVFSSDKPTNRLVVGLGMMPRGEVGLIFLGLGTSAGLLTPSLEAAILLMVIGTTFLAPVLLRIVLKDKTPGGGNKISDDVAADPVGLL, encoded by the coding sequence ATGTATTCTTTACTTGCTGAATTAAGTGCACATGATTTAGAAGTTGCTGAAACGTTGATAGGAGTTATAAGATTTCTATTGATATTTTTAGCTGCAAGAGCATTGGCAGAAGTATTAGTAAGACTAAGTTTACCAACGATTGTAGGTGAGCTTCTTGCAGGAGTAGTAATAGGAGCATCGGGATTCCACCTGTTGATTCCACCCTCCGCTGGAACTGAACTAAATGAAGGGCTTGTAAATTTTATTAGTTCATTAGCTTCTATTCCCCCTGAGGCAGTACCTGATGTTTATTTCGAAAGTTTTCCATCCCTACAAGCAGTAGCAACACTTGGCTTATATGCACTTTTATTTTTAACAGGCTTAGAAAGTGAGTTAGAAGAATTGGTGGCTGTAGGTGCACAGGCTTTTACTGTTGCTATGGCTGGGGTCATTTTACCGTTTGCTTTTGGAACTCTTGGATTAATGTTTATTTTCCAAGTAGATCTAATTCCATCAGTATTTGCTGGAGCATCTATGACAGCTACAAGTATAGGTATTACTGCAAGTGTTTTCGGTGAATTAGGATATTTGAAAACTAGAGAAGGACAGATTGTTATTGGTGCTGCAGTTCTAGACGATATTTTGGGTATTGTTATTCTCGCAGTTGTTGTAGCTCTTGCTGCTGGAGGTTCTTTAGAAATTGCTCCTATCGTGAAATTAGTAGCAGCAGCTGTAGTATTTGTTATTGCGGCTATTGCATTAAGTCGAACAGCAGCACCAGGTTTTGATTGGCTATTAGATAGATTAAAGGCTCCTGGTGCTGTTGTGGTAGCGTCTTTTGTGATACTTGTATTGTGTTGTTTCGTGGCAACAGCAATTGGGTTAGAGGCGGCTTTAGGTGCTTTTGCCGCTGGATTGATTCTTAGTAGTTCTAAAAATAATCATGCTATTCAACAATCAGTTTTACCTTTAGTATCATTATTTGCAACCATTTTCTTCGTATTAGTTGGAGCTGGAATGGATTTATCAGTTATCAATCCTCTTGATCCAACAAGTAGATCAGCTCTTGTAGTCGCAGGATTTTTGTTGGTTGTTGCAATTATTGGAAAAATTGCAGCTGGATGGGTATTTTCAAGTGATAAACCTACCAATAGACTAGTTGTAGGTTTAGGGATGATGCCTAGAGGAGAGGTTGGTTTAATATTCCTTGGTCTAGGTACAAGCGCTGGTCTTCTTACTCCCTCACTTGAAGCAGCAATTTTATTAATGGTTATTGGTACG
- a CDS encoding glycogen/starch/alpha-glucan phosphorylase: MANQMNPNEPFDLRLPTPGCYLDPEKAGMDSDAVFQGMTAHLFYTLGKLATSASPHDLYMALSYAVKDRLMTRYLASQEVIRKKPQKTVAYLSAEFLIGPQLSNNLLNLGITQEAEDALKRFGIESLSTILEVEEEPGLGNGGLGRLAACYMESLASLQVPAVGYGIRYEFGIFNQLIRDGWQVEVTDKWLKGGWPWELPQPDESCFVGFGGRTESYRDDKGNYRSRWIPSEHAIGVPHDVPVLGYRVNTCDRLRLWRADATESFDFYAFNIGDYYGAVEEKVASETLSKVLYPNDGTDEGRRLRLKQQHFFVSCSLQDMLRSLEKRSIPITEFPRHWTVQLNDTHPAIAVAELMRLLIDQYQVGWDKAWNITTSSVAYTNHTLLPEALEKWDLGLFNDLLPRHLEIIYEINWRFLQQLRLRYPGDDKILQKLSIIDEEGSKSVRMAHLATIGAHHINGVAALHSDLIKRQLLPEFAKLWPDKFTNVTNGVTPRRWVALSNPSLSSLLEKEVGPDWITNMELLKKLEGKKDDTNFLEQFEETKLNGKRKLASFIHSKTGILVDPSSLFDVQVKRIHQYKRQHLNALQIIAQYLRIKNGINKYEVPRTIIFGGKAAPGYFMAKLMIRFINGIADVVNSDPDMDGLLRVVFLPDYNVKLGEIVYPATDLSEQISTAGKEASGTGNMKFAMNGALTIGTLDGANVELRDLVKKENFFLFGKTESEIMDLKNNNYSPKTYIEKCPELKELIRLIEIGHFSNGDKELFKPLLNSLTGYDPFFVMADFEDYLKKQDEVSKCWNNKKSWNKMALLNTARSGYFSSDRSIREYCKSIWKVSPMPVEITCDVEKLTN; the protein is encoded by the coding sequence ATGGCTAATCAAATGAATCCCAACGAACCCTTCGATCTACGCTTGCCTACGCCAGGCTGCTACTTAGATCCTGAGAAAGCTGGCATGGATTCTGATGCTGTTTTTCAAGGAATGACAGCCCATCTTTTCTACACACTTGGAAAGTTAGCTACTTCTGCAAGTCCTCACGACCTGTATATGGCTTTAAGTTACGCAGTTAAAGATAGGCTGATGACAAGATATTTAGCCAGTCAAGAAGTTATAAGAAAAAAACCACAAAAAACAGTCGCTTACCTATCAGCAGAATTTTTAATAGGTCCTCAATTAAGTAATAACCTACTCAATCTTGGCATCACTCAAGAGGCAGAAGATGCTTTAAAGAGATTCGGGATTGAATCATTATCAACGATTCTTGAAGTAGAAGAAGAGCCTGGACTAGGTAATGGTGGACTTGGCAGACTTGCCGCATGTTATATGGAATCACTAGCATCTTTACAAGTTCCAGCAGTTGGTTATGGTATTCGCTACGAATTTGGCATATTCAATCAGTTAATCAGAGATGGTTGGCAAGTTGAAGTTACTGATAAATGGCTGAAGGGTGGGTGGCCATGGGAGCTACCGCAACCTGACGAATCATGTTTTGTGGGTTTTGGAGGTAGAACTGAAAGTTATAGAGATGATAAAGGAAACTATAGATCAAGATGGATACCTTCAGAACATGCTATCGGAGTTCCTCATGATGTTCCAGTGCTGGGATACAGAGTAAATACATGTGACAGATTAAGATTATGGAGAGCTGATGCAACAGAAAGTTTTGACTTTTATGCCTTCAATATTGGTGATTACTATGGAGCAGTGGAAGAAAAAGTTGCATCTGAAACTCTTTCAAAAGTTCTGTACCCAAACGATGGAACTGATGAAGGTAGAAGATTAAGACTAAAACAGCAACACTTTTTCGTAAGTTGTTCTCTTCAGGATATGTTAAGAAGCCTTGAAAAAAGATCAATACCAATAACAGAATTTCCCAGACATTGGACAGTCCAATTAAATGATACTCATCCTGCAATTGCTGTAGCAGAATTAATGCGACTTCTCATTGACCAATATCAAGTAGGTTGGGATAAAGCTTGGAACATAACAACCTCATCAGTTGCTTACACAAACCATACATTACTTCCAGAAGCTTTAGAAAAATGGGATTTAGGTTTATTTAATGATCTCCTTCCTAGACATCTAGAAATTATTTATGAAATTAATTGGCGATTTCTACAGCAATTAAGACTACGTTATCCTGGTGATGACAAAATCCTTCAAAAACTCTCAATAATTGATGAAGAAGGTTCCAAATCAGTAAGAATGGCTCATTTAGCTACGATTGGCGCACATCATATAAATGGGGTAGCAGCTCTTCACTCAGATCTAATTAAAAGGCAACTTCTTCCTGAATTTGCAAAATTATGGCCTGACAAATTTACTAACGTTACTAATGGCGTTACTCCAAGAAGATGGGTTGCTCTCTCAAATCCATCATTGTCTTCTCTTCTTGAAAAAGAAGTAGGTCCTGATTGGATAACCAATATGGAGCTTCTGAAAAAGTTAGAGGGAAAAAAAGATGACACCAATTTTTTAGAACAATTTGAAGAAACTAAACTAAATGGAAAGCGAAAATTAGCTAGCTTTATCCACTCAAAAACAGGTATACTCGTCGATCCCTCCAGTTTATTTGATGTTCAGGTAAAGAGAATTCATCAATATAAAAGGCAACATTTAAACGCCTTACAAATTATTGCTCAATATCTAAGAATCAAAAACGGTATAAACAAGTATGAAGTACCAAGAACAATAATCTTTGGAGGTAAAGCTGCGCCAGGTTACTTTATGGCAAAACTAATGATTCGATTCATTAATGGTATTGCTGATGTAGTGAATTCTGACCCAGATATGGATGGTCTATTAAGGGTTGTTTTTTTACCGGACTATAATGTAAAGCTTGGCGAAATAGTTTATCCCGCTACAGATCTTTCAGAACAAATTTCAACTGCCGGAAAAGAAGCATCTGGAACTGGAAATATGAAGTTTGCTATGAATGGAGCATTGACTATTGGAACCTTAGATGGAGCTAATGTGGAATTAAGAGACCTTGTAAAGAAAGAGAATTTCTTTCTTTTTGGAAAAACTGAAAGTGAAATTATGGATTTAAAAAATAATAATTACTCGCCCAAAACTTATATTGAAAAATGTCCCGAGCTGAAAGAATTAATACGTTTAATTGAAATTGGCCATTTTAGTAACGGTGATAAAGAACTATTTAAACCTTTATTAAATAGCTTGACTGGATATGACCCATTCTTTGTGATGGCTGACTTCGAAGACTACTTAAAAAAACAGGATGAAGTCAGTAAATGCTGGAATAATAAAAAATCTTGGAATAAAATGGCATTATTAAATACTGCAAGATCAGGTTATTTTTCATCAGATAGATCTATTAGAGAGTACTGCAAGTCAATTTGGAAAGTATCTCCAATGCCTGTAGAGATTACTTGCGATGTCGAAAAATTAACTAATTAA